ATCCACTTTAAGATCTCAGAGATCGCAAcgggtctttttctttttaaaagaaaataaataatgaaacagcTGGGAAAGTACCACAGACCAATAGATATGTATATGTTGTACCATAGAATACCAAGTTGCCAGTTTATTATatgcaacataaaaacaattcaGTTTGAATCAACAGTCTtcaattaatattattatgggGGCTATTGGGATTTTGGAGACCATAGTGTTTAATGAAGTGCCTCATGCTCATATTTTTCTTGCACAGGTTGTCTTCTGAATATGACATCTTGAGCTCAATGAGACTGCCTGTTTAAATAAAGATACGAATCTAAACTGTAGACCCTGTGTTATAAGAGTGTGAGACATGTTCAAAGCCGGGTTGGTAATGAATGCATGCATCATACAGCAGAAATGGTTATGATCTGAAGACAACACTACATCGCAACCACGGTATCACCCCTACAATTAAACCAAGGTTCTGGGCGGTATTGTCCGGGCAGGGCTGCGGCCAGTGCAGCATCGATGCTTCTCCCTCCGAGTCTTCCGTCCCTTTATCATTCCTGTCAGAGTTTACAGTGACGCCAGCGCCTAACAAGGGGTGCCTGGACTCCATGATAGCTATCATTGTCTTTTCATACCTCCACCAACCTTGTATTTTGGTCGGTGCCGGGGAGCTCGGTTCCCTCTTGCACTTATAATACGCACTTTTGAGAAGTTTCCAACGAAATTTTAATTGGTCCACAGTTCTGTGATAACCAGCCGCTGTCATTCTCCTGTGTGCCACCTTAAACAGCTTATTATTCCGTACTTTCCTCCCGTCTAAGCATTTTTTCATATCCAGGTCCTTGAGGATTTCCAGAAATAACTCAGTCTCCTTAACGTCCCAGTTCTGCTTCTTTATACCCGGGTCTTCCATTGTTATGAAAATGTAGCCACACTAGTTTTACGGCTAGTTAGCCAAAAGGTAGATTATCCACACGGCTAGGTTGCTAATGATGTGCTAGTGGCATTGCTGGTGTGGCAAGGGGAAGTGTGGTACTGATGCTAGCTTACATGTTATCGGAGTTGAGACTGCAGTTCGCAAAATAGCGTGCCAAAATGTTAAAAACCCTGCTTGCTAGGGAAAGCGACAAAATAATCCAGCACCGATAAGCAATACAATGCACGTGTTACTTGTTGACTGGACAACCATAAAATAACCCGGAGTGACATGAACACCTTGTCAGGCGATACTGTGAATAACACCGGCTGACGTTGGTGGAAGGATATTTATTCACCTGATATGTTTCAGATTTGTTGACGTCCGACGTTTAGTAAAACTCAAACTTTAGTTTATTGGAACAGTCAGTCAGGTTGGTAACACCCGCAGTATCCACGAAACAAACCACCTGAGTCCCAGTGAACTGTTGGTGAGCTTGTTTTCTACCTCCATGCTGCTGCACCAGGTGGGCGGCGTCTAAAGCATCCTCAGCTACACATTTCCAACACATGATTCCGCACCGTTACTATTCCGTTTTCAACCGTGACTCACATCTAACATACCCAATGTCCGTCCCCCAAAAATGCGAGTTATTCCATTGGCTGTGTCCTCCTCCTATAGCGCTGACCCGGGGGTGACCCAGAAAAATTAGCTGTCATTGCAATCAGCTGTGTGAGGGGGACAGCTCCAAAAAGGACCTGCACAATTTTACAACAGGTAAACgtttaacaatattttaatttctgtgtTCAATCCTGTGTGCACTGACTTTTAAGGTATTTAATACTTtagtatgtttttcttttactcgTATATGTTGCTGCAAACAATAGTGTTGTAAATGTGATTAATACAgcttaaaatatgtttgcagTTTCTCATTTCCTTTTGCACAATGAAGAATGCATGGGTGATAGGCTCCACGGTGCTTTAAACAGACGGGCAATTTAGATTTAAACATGCTTACTGAtatattataatgtgttttgtttcctttttaaacagtttCTTGCATATTTAAAACTCATTCGTATATTATAAATCACAATGTTGTATTTTAGTTATGCGTACATGAGGCTGCGGCAGATGCTGTGTTGAAGCACTTCAGCAGgaaagacataataataataataataatacattttatttgtaagcgcttttcaatcactcaaagacactttacagatgaaaaataagtaattaaaatacatttaaaaacacagaaacacaagaaaacgcagagaagtagatacattgtaaatagaacagcacaatacaacagtcagacagaacaaaaacagaattaggaaaagtggtggttaagaattataggcagagtggaacaggtgtgttttgagtgcCTCGGTGTTGTCTCGAAAAATAcggttaaataaatgttcaaaaattGTGACATTATGCATATAGCTTCAACCACTCCGTATGGTATTTCATCAccacatgcattaaaaaaaataacagatcAGGAATGTTGccaatacattttcaaacaatcaatcaaaaataatccTATTGTTGTTGTCGCCATCTAGTGGCATCCTAACCCTTTTAGGGACATTACACCTTGTTCTGCGAACTAACgctgatttttaaatgtaatcaacagGAGAATGTGTAGTGAATTAAAAACCAGGAACacagtatttttttcttctgtaatTTAATGTTGCAAATCTCATGGCAATATAGAGTAAGGTGATACATTGACAGTGCATTCGTATGCTGTTCTGTTGCAGACATGGCTCAAATATATTACCTGCTGATCTGCATGCTGGCTTGTCAATGTCCCGCAGTCAGCGGGCTGTTTGAATGGGTGAAAGGAGCGTCGGCtccaaaagcagcagcagcagcagcagcagcagcaccaccaccaccacctcctccacctgcagcagccGAAGTCCCAGCACTTCTTACAAAGAATGCTCAATTTGAGATGGCTACTGCAGATGAGAGGTTTTTGGCTGAAGCAAAGCAGATGGAGATCAGCCCGTTAGACGGCTGCCACTACAAGGTAAAAACAATCAGGGTTTGTTAGTCTGTTGCTCAGACTTCACCTATGCTAACTTTTATAAAAACACGGTCACAATCGAATATTTTGATATTCATGTGATTTTTACTTAAGGCTGCAAGcagcatttgttttcattgatttaatCTAATGGTTACATACTTGAGTATGGGAGTACTACAAGAatgggaaaaccccaaaaagcataattaaGACCCTTTTTAGGACTTAAAATCACATGAAAACCTGAATTGTTTTGGGATCAATAATACCATGCCACTCCGGAAAGGTTGAGAAACATGAAGGCGTTAGAATTCGTCCATTGGTTTGTCCTTGAGATCTAAACAAAGTGCTATCATCTGTTGTAGGTTGTTGCCCGGCTGAAGGGGAGCTGTGAGAGCCTACCAGAGGAACCGCTCGCCAAGCTTGGAGTGGTTTTGTTTAACTGCCAGGCAGAGGCTGAGGGGCGTCGCACCTTCCCATGTACAGAGGAAATGGTAAAACATGACATTATctgaatattatttaaacatggtggggttttttgtctttctttggaGCTATTCCTGATCTTACTTTGATGTTTCAGACCATAAAAGAGTGTACAGAAGGCATGGATTCAGACACATGGAATGCGTACCACATAGTGAGCAACAGAGCGCGCTCAGTCTGCTACTCCACGCGCCAGCAGCTGTTTCGGCGCCGAGCAGAGCACACCGTCAACGCTCTCATCTCCACAGCGACCAGCCAACTGGATGCAATGAAGGACCTGAAGGTAGGTGTCAGTTCAGTCTCCGTCTTCATGTGCACAGTATGCAGGTTAATTTGATCGTGTTGTTTTATAACAGGAGGGCCAGCTGGAGCTGAAGGAACTGACTGCAGCCTCCCTTGACAAAGTGCTGGATGGTCACAGTGCCCTGCAGGCCCAGCAGGGGAAACTGTTTGAGGGCCAGGGCCAAATGGAGAGCTCACTGAGGGACAACCTGGAGCGGCTGGACCAGGAGAAAGTCCTCATCGCCTCTGGACAGGAACTGGTAGCCCAGCTCATTCAGGGCATTAAGAAGAAGATGGGTGAGAGCTGTCATGATGAGAATTGAATTCAGcaacatgtgtatatatatatatattttttttaaacttgcattttaaattatgaCCTGCTGCTGGCATTCCTGTCACCTAAAGAGAATGTGAGTGAGCATCTGCAGCTCCAAGGCTCGGAGGTGCAGGACAGCCACAAGGCGATTGTTAACAACCTTGCAGACGTCGGACACCAAGCTCAGGACATTCACCAAAAAATTGGTAATCAAAGCGAAGTATTGCAAAATAACTTCAATTCCTTAGAAGCTTTGAAAACTTGTCCTTCAAAGGAATGCtgtcttgtctttttattttatctgcaccTGTGTATGATCAGACCACAGCATGTCAGAGTTCCGGCAGTACCAGGACCAGACCTCGCAGTACTACACTGACCTGATGAAGAAACTGGAGCGCATGAACGGCACCCTGGGAGCCATGCTGCACTTCCTGGAAAACATGCAGAGCCG
This DNA window, taken from Eleginops maclovinus isolate JMC-PN-2008 ecotype Puerto Natales chromosome 9, JC_Emac_rtc_rv5, whole genome shotgun sequence, encodes the following:
- the bmb gene encoding protein brambleberry; translation: MAQIYYLLICMLACQCPAVSGLFEWVKGASAPKAAAAAAAAAPPPPPPPPAAAEVPALLTKNAQFEMATADERFLAEAKQMEISPLDGCHYKVVARLKGSCESLPEEPLAKLGVVLFNCQAEAEGRRTFPCTEEMTIKECTEGMDSDTWNAYHIVSNRARSVCYSTRQQLFRRRAEHTVNALISTATSQLDAMKDLKEGQLELKELTAASLDKVLDGHSALQAQQGKLFEGQGQMESSLRDNLERLDQEKVLIASGQELVAQLIQGIKKKMENVSEHLQLQGSEVQDSHKAIVNNLADVGHQAQDIHQKIDHSMSEFRQYQDQTSQYYTDLMKKLERMNGTLGAMLHFLENMQSRVEDRLHMIQCYLGRAGLSLAAMWTCIAHTSYFLLCAVLLTFLRCPGFSRVMLLLTVPLNAVSEMNQQPALDLTSLSLLLLLLCLARWFLGKLLACFQNRGKPATPRGIAEPPKTDSSRDSCPPSSTPQKNETYGLMENDDLWNQDSFISGNFGVSAVSTPPRRSMPESRFTPIIGTPNYSTPRPRLSAALFADIPPRSMGCVYDAANHSLDLVNDSRSASPTPSLISNSSLSGRQLCNAVTKTGKACKKRAVLGQEYCRVHEGGHTSYVFK